Part of the Falsibacillus albus genome, GGAACAATCGGGGGCATTTTCGTGTTCACATGTTCAAATACTTTTTTCAGCTCTGCCCAATAAGCTATTTCCCCGGGCCCTGCTATAAATGCGAGGGTAGGAAACAAGAATTCTTGAATAAGTGGACGTGTGACGACATTGTTGCTGATTCTTTCTGGATTTTTTTGGATTAAATCCTGCAGCTCACTCTTAGTGAAGGTCACTTCGCTGTTTTTTCCAGAATAGAATTCTTTTTCAGGGTTGAATTCCAGAAGGATTCGTTCATTATTATCATCACAATAAAATAAATTAACAGCATATTCACCAATCTCTAAGGTTTTTGGGAAATCCATCTCTTCCATCATCTTTTGCTGGGCGATCACCTGATTGGTTATTTCGCTGGATTGGTGAAGCACGCGTAAATTATGATCCACTTCCATCCTTCGAAGCTGTGGATCAGCGGAGTCGATCAATAATAAGCCATAGGATTTAAATAATTCCACAATAATGTATGAAAAAAACTCCACAAATGTTTTTGATTTATTTATTGCGCCATCGATGAGCCCCAATATATCCTTTGTATACTTTGTTTCACCGAATGCTTCGAACACCTTCCTTACCCATTGTTCTAATTTTTCTTTTTCCACTTCGATATTTGTTACCATCGTTTTCTCAAGCTGATCTGAAGTTATGCTCATTTTTTTGAGTGATTTTTCCTTTTCAACAAAAACATGATTAACCTCAGGGAAGTCATGGTCTTCCCCGGCGATCCAAAAAACGGGGACCACCGGAGTTCCTAATTCAGCTTCCTGCTGCTTAGCAAGCTTTATGATGGAAATGGCTTTATGGATCGTATAGAGCGGTCCGGTGAGAATCCCGGCTTGTTGGCCTCCGATGACCACTGATGAATCGGGCTGTCTCAACTTTTCCAGAGATTCATTGATTTGTGGTGACCCCGGGAACTTCTTCATATAGGAACCAATACAATTTGAAAGTTCATTACGTCTGAATTCACGCTGCAAAAGGTCTTGCAACCTTTCGTTGTATACATTTTTGTTCAATTTATAATGAAAATAATCTACAACAGGTTCTTCCTGTTGCAAGTATTGTGATGCAAATCGATTTGCTGCTGGAATCGAAACATTTTCCAGTTCCATAAATTTATGTACTCCCTTTCTCGTCGCAATAATTTTTCTTCATTGAGTATAGCATTCTCGAACAAGAAAAGAAAAAATGTTGCTTGAAAACATAACTTGCCGATATTGTTTCATGATTGCAATGAAACCGCTTCAACCACCCTAAAAGTGATTCCATAGATGAGCAAGAGAACATAGGCCAAAAAAAAGACGATGAAGTTAAGGCGCCAATAGCCTCTTAGTACTTTTGAAATGACTACCTCCCCTTTCATCTTCCAGTAAATGAAAACGAAAACGACCCCCAAGGATAAGGCAAAAATAATCAACAGCCAGAGATAGGAATGCTCCCATATGGCAGAAATCATAAAATGAACAGAAATAAATAAGAGCAAAGTTGTCATATCAATGGCTGAGCGAACAGCCTGCTTATGATTTTTCGTTATTTGTTTAACGACGATAAAGACGATCAAATATCCCAAAAAAGGGATTGTGACAAAAGCAGCCGCCACATCTGATAAAAATGTTCCCATATTAGCTTTCCCCCTGATCCGCTTCCTTTCCTTTCACCATTGCATACATCACATTGCATATTGGCATGGAATGCTGTCTTTTTTTCCCCAATTCAATGGCATAGCCTAAAATTGCATCAATCTCCGTTTTTCTTCCTGCATCTATATCTTTCAGCATGGATGAGCGATTTTCCTTGGTATTTTCACAAATTTTCAAAATATCCGCTTTCATTTTTTCCTCATTCAACATCGGCACTAATGGAAGCAATTCTTCCAAAATACTCATCATTAAATGTAAGTAGTATGGATTTTCTATCAATCCTCCATTTTCTACTTTTAAAATCGATGTCAAAGGATTGATGACAGCATTTATGATCAATTTGCGAAAGAGAACCTCTTTCCAATCACCATGGATCAAAAAAGGAAACGTATCTTTAAAATCAGAAATCAGCCAGCGGATATGCTCGATGTCACCCCTGTATGGGGCTAGGAGTGTTTTGCCGAATCCATTATGCTTCACGGTTGCGTCCGTAATCTTCTGACAGCCATGTTCGACTGTCCCTACTATGATTGTTTTTTGGTTTAATCGATCGATCTGTTCTATGTGGGCAAGCCCATTTTGCAGGAAAATCAAAGGGATTTCAGGAGGAATGCTATTGAGAATAGGCAGCAGAGTAGATAGGTTATATTGTTTCACGGCAATGATGATTATATCCTGCGAGGAGAGAGCATCCGACATGACTGTGGCTGAAATATTGCATATCGTTGTGGATGTACCATCATGAATTAACGTGATGCCTTTTTCATTGATTTGAAATGCCTGATCTTTTCTTCGTGCCAAAAGCGTCAATGAATGTTTGGCAGAAAGATAGTGGCTGAATAATAAGCCGATCGAACCCCCGCCGATCACTCCAATTTTCATCATAATCCCTTCTTTTCTTCTTTGAATATGTATGGTTCCCATTTTATCAAAAAATAGCTAATTCTCCCATAATAAAATAAGGGCTGCCGGTTGGACAGCCCCATTCATTAAACTGGGTACACGGGATGTTTTCTTGTATTGAAATGAAGTTCCTTCGTTTCATATAGTTCGAATCTGGCAATCAAGGTCTCCCTTAAATCATTGGCTGCCGTGATTTCATCTACGATCAATTCTGATCCCAATTTATAAATATCGATATGCTCTTTATATTCTTTATGCTTTTCTTGAACATAAGCAATTTTTTCCTTAGGATCTTCAATCGCTTGTATTTTATTGGAATAAACAGCATTGACTGCCGCTTCCGGCCCCATTACAGCAATTTGGGCTGTTGGAAGTGCAATGCAGCAATCAGGTTCAAATGCCGGGCCGGCCATTGCGTATAAACCGGCGCCATAAGCCTTCCTGACGATCACGGAGATTTTTGGCACTGTAGCAGAGCTCATGGCAGCTATCAATTTTGCTCCGTGTCTGATGATTCCCGCTCTTTCGACCTTAGTTCCAATCATGAACCCAGGAACATCCGCAAGGAAAAGCAGCGGTATGTGGAAAGCATCGCAAAGCGCAATGAATTTGGCTGCTTTGTCGGCAGAATCCACAAAGAGCACTCCGCCTTTCACTTTAGGCTGATTGGCGATGATCCCTACAGCCTTTCCATCTATCCTTGCCAAACCAGTAATGATTTCCGCTGCAAACAATTTTTTGATTTCAAAAAAGCTGCCTTCATCAATCAATGAATCAATCGCATCATACATATTGAATGGAGCGTTTTGATTTTCAGGAATGATTTCTTCAAGCGGCTTACCGGCTTTTGGAGCAATACTTTCGCATACTTTTGGCTTGCCACTGAAGTTTTGAGGAAAATAACTAAGATATGTCCTTGCCCGATGAATGGCCTCTTCTTCATTCTGTGCAAGTACATCCCCGCATCCGCTGACCGAGCAATGCATGCGGGCTCCACCCATTTCTTCCAGTGTCACTTTTTCACCAATGACCTTCTCTGCCATCCTTGGAGAACCTAAATACATGGATGCATTTTTATCGACCATGATGACAATGTCGCAAAAAGCTGGAATATAGGCGCCGCCAGCTGCTGAAGGTCCGAACAATAAACAGATTTGCGGGACCATTCCGGACATTTTCACTTGATTATAAAATATTCTCCCTGCTCCTCTTCGGTTTGGAAACATCTCCAATTGATCGGTGATTCTTGCTCCTGCTGAATCAACTAAATATAACATGGGAACTTTCAGTTTTTCAGCTGTCTCCTGAATGCGGATGATTTTCTCAACCGTCCTTGCTCCCCAAGAACCTGCCTTTACAGTTGAATCATTGGCCATGACGCAAACCGTTTGTCCATTGACTTTTCCAGTTGCTGTAACCACTCCGTCCGCTGGCAGATCTCCTGCTTTGTAATTGGCAAATATCCCATCTTCCTGATATTGTCCATTGTCAAACAATAGTTGCAGGCGATCCCGTACAAACATTTTGTTTTGTTCTTTGAGTTTTTCATGGTATTTTGGGTGACCGCCGGCAGCAATCTGATCCCGCTTTTCCTTAAGAGACTGTTCTAATGTCTTTGAAACCGTCATGGAATCCCTCCTTATAGTTGAACCAGCTGACCAAACAGCTTATTCGAATGTAATCAATACGTCCCCTTCGTTGACAAAATCACCGATATTGACTTTCACTTCAGAAATTTTTCCAGCGCTTTCAGCTTCAACCGGGATTTCCATTTTCATTGATTCGAGCATGATGACTGCTTGTCCTTCCGATACTTCGTCACCACTGTTTGCCAACACATTTAATACTGTACCTGCCATTGAGGCTGTAATTTCTTTCATGGTTCATTCCTCCTGAATTATTTCTTGATGGATAGTAATTGGCTGATGAAATTCGTATTATAATCCCCCGTCTGGAAATCAGGATGACGCAGGATATCATTAAATAACGGTATGTTATTCTTAATTCCTTCAAGCCTTGTTTCTTTAAAAAACTCAATCGCTCTTTCGATGCACTCATTGCGGTTCTCTCCACTAACTATGCATTTTGCGATCATCGGATCATAGAATGGGGTCACCTGTGTTCCCTCTTCATAGCCAGCATCGATTCTGACCAAATGGTCTTCCCCCCATTTTAATGTAGTGATTTTCCCGGGTGATGGGTAGAATGTTTTCGGATCCTCTGCATACACTCGGAATTCCAGTGCATGGCCATTAGCCACGATTTCTTCCTGCATTAAAGGCAACTTTTCCCCGCCGGCAATTAAAATTTGCCATTTCACTAAATCAAGGCCCGTGATCGCTTCAGTGATAGGATGTTCTACTTGCAGGCGGGTGTTCATTTCCAGGAAGTAAAAGTTTTCATTTTCATCCACTATGAATTCGACCGTCCCTGCATTGACATACCCAACTGCATTTGCAGCATCGAGTGCAGCTTTATACATTCGTTCTCTTGTCTGTGCCGATAATTGTGGAGACCGAGCTTCCTCGATCACCTTTTGATTTCTTCGCTGAACCGAGCAATTCCGTTCAAATAGATGGACGGTATTTCCGTGAAGATCGCCGAAAATCTGAACTTCAATATGCCTGCCGTTCTCGATGCATTTTTCAAGAAAAACTTCTTCGCTGCCAAAATAAGCCTTGGCACGATTTTTTGTGGAGGAAAAATGCTGAATGAGCGCTTGCTCATCGTCACAGCGAACCATACCGATTCCTCCGCCTCCACCGCTCGCCTTCAACATGACCGGATAGCCGATATCTTTTGCGGAAATTTTTGCTTCATCAATTTCTTTTACTCCAGAGGTTCCTGGAACAACCGGGACACCAGCTTCCTTCATGACCATCCTTGAAGTAATTTTGTCGCCCATCTTTTCGATGACCTCAGGATTTGGACCGATGAACTGCAGGTTATTATCGATGATTTTTTTTGCAAACATAGCATTTTCAGATAAAAGTCCATATCCAGGGTGAATGGCATCCGCCTTCACCTTTTTGGCAATCTCGACGATGGCGTCCATATTCAAGTAGGATTTATTTACTGGAGCCTCACCGATTCTGAAGGACTCATCAGCTTGTTTAACAAAAGGCATACTTGCATCGGCATCAGAGTACACCGCTGCTGTCTTAATTCCCATTTGTCTGCAAGTCTTAATGATTCTAGAAGCAATCTCTCCTCTATTCGCAATTAGTATTTTGCGCACGTCATGACCCCTTTCCTGCCCATATAAAGATAATTTCAGAAAAAAACTCCGTTCCTTGTTCATCTATTCTACAAAAATCGCGAAATTCCTTCTTATTTTGAAAACGCTTCCTTAATTTATCTGCAGAATTTTTTGTCTTTTTGTTATATAATGATAATAAATAAACAATCAGCTGCACTTTCTTTTTAGATTTTTTTTACTGATAGAATTGAAAGTGCTTTCTATATGGGGTTAATCCAATCCAAAATTATAGAAGAAAAATAATATGGTGAAGGGGAGAAGCATTTTGGCAGTAAAAGTGGAACGCTTGAATGTAAATTATAAAACTCTTGAAGAATTTAAGAAATTCAAAGAATATGGCATACAGGAATTGTCGATGCTTGAAGATCTGCAGGCAAACATCATTGAAAACGACAGTGTTTCGCCTTTCTACGGAATTTACTTCGGGGATAAATTGGTGGCCAGGATGAGTTTATATCAACGGGACAGCAGGTATGATCTTTATTTCAACCCGCCTCAAAATTATCTCGAACTTTGGAAGCTGGAAATTTTGCCAAATTATCAACTGAAAGGCTACGGCAAGGCCCTTGTCGATTTCGCAAAAGGGTTCGGCCTGCCAATCAAAACAAACTCAAGGATCAAATCACAAGGATTCTGGGAAAAACAAGGCTTCCAAGCAGTAACCTATGATGTTGAAAGGGACCTTGGCGAAAATCCACTTGTATGGTATCCAGAAGGGGTATCTGAACAAAAGCCTAGCGAATGATGCATAAACGAGGCCGTCCGTTTATATCGGAGCGGCCTTTTATTTTCGATGTCATTTATTGACCCGTTGAAGATTTCCGTTCTTATCCATTTTAAACTTGACCGATTTTTGTTTTTCACTTTCTTCCAGCACCATCATTTTCCTCGCCTTTTCCATGATCCCTAAAAGTGAACGATAGTCCTCTTCCAGTTCATGATATTTCTCCAATTGACTTTTATAGTTAAGGTCCAGTTCATTCAATTGTGCTTTTAGGTTGGAAATTTCACAAATCAATTCGTCATTTTCCTGCTTGAATTTATGAACATCCTCCCTGTCTGCTTCCAGCTGTTCAACATAAGTAAAAAAGTCTTTAAGGTTAAGTTCCGTTTTCTCTTGGATAACGATATCCTTTGCGGATTGTGGTGATGGACTTTCCGTCGTACTGCTTTTCTTTCGCTTCGATTCTTTTCGATACTTCTTTGCTAGTTCGATTCCGGACCGGTATTGTTTCCTTACATATGAATTCCAACGAAATCCACAGGCAGCAGGCGTCCTGGACAATCTTTTCCCAACTTCCTCAAAGGCATGAAGCTGTGTACTCCCTTCCCGGATATGCTTTAGGATCACTTCAGCCAACAGCAAATCCTCATCCTGGGACCAAGCATCCTGGCGAGTTGAAGTCATATCGATTCCCCCCTTGCAATGTATTTACTCATTCATATGCAGATGATAGAAAAGATAGACTATCCGCTCTTTTTATAGTGCTTTATTTGTTCAAAAATCTATCTACAGCTTTATGGTGTTCCTCGGAAGCCCACAGTTTGGCGCACCTTTTGATTTCCTCGTTCATCCTTCCCTTCAAGTCTGAAGAATGCCATTTGCTGACCAATGCCTGCTTGTAAGCAGAAAGTACATCTGGCTGCTTATCTGTTATAAAGTCGAGTAAAACTTCCAAATCTAGTTTTTCGGCAACTTCTTGGATAAAGCCAATTCTCTTCAAGCTCTCCGCAGGATAGGTCCTGGCCTCTGTCAAAATCTTGAGTGCATCTGAGGGAAGTATTTTTTCAAACAATATTGACGCCCCTCCCCAGCCGGTCGTAATTCCCAAGTTTCCTTGAACAAAACCAGCCTTGATTCCTTTTTTGGCTATGCGGAAATCGCATGCTGCGGCCAATTCGCAGCCTCCCCCGATCGCCGTTCCATTCAACATGGCAATCGTAGGTTTTTGAAGGGTAGTTAACCGAAATAATATCGCTCCCATCTTTGAAAGCATCCCATAGGCTTCCTGCTCTGATTTCAGGTGTTGAAACTCAGCCAAATCGCCGCCCGAACAGAAAGCTTGTTCCCCCTCCCCGGTAATAACCAAGGCTTTTCCGGCATCGTCTTTTAGCACTGTATCCATAGCCATGGAAAGCCCCTCCATTACTTCATAATTGATCGCATTTCTCTTTGCCCTTCTTGTAATCATAAATTGAACGATTCCACCATGTTTTATATCAATTTCGTAGGAACTCATTACAGCCCAGCCTTCCTGAAAAATTTTAAAATTGATGAATGTGTTTTTAATAGGTTCTTTTTAAATGGCTGTTTTCTCAACGATCACTGTTTTTAAAGTTTTTTAAAATAATTCATACTTTTGATGATGATTGAAGCGGCAGGATGCTCACTTTCCCAAGGACCTCACACGAAGGGAGATCGCGGCATTGACTTTAGTGCAGATGAAAAAGGTTAAAAAAAATGCGAAGAGCCATCGTTTTTCGGAAACCGAAAATACTTGGACCCTTCGCATTTTTTGAAAATGATTGATAAGCAATTATTTGCTTACAACTTCTTTTCCTTTGTAAGTTCCGCACTCTTTACAAACACGGTGAGCAAGTTTCATTTCACCGCAGTTTGGGCATTCTACCATACCAGGTACTTGTAATTTAAAGTGTGTACGGCGTTGTCTTTTTGCAGTTTTAGAAGTTCTTCTAAAAGGTACAGCCATTATTCCCACCTCCTTAAAGAGAGTAAATGTTGTTATGAAGGCCAGAACGAACTGGTTCTTCCCATCATTTAAGAATCTTTGTTTTCCTTAAAAAAATCAGATAAGCCAGCAAGACGCGGATCTACTTTCTTCTCATCCTCGACTTCTTCTTGGAAAGCCTGTTCTTCTGTCAGCACTTCCCAATCGTTTCCGGACGGAAGGTTTTGATCATCTCTTGCCTCTTCACTGAATACTTGCATCGGTACTTCAAGCAAGATAATCTCTTGGATGATAGGGTTTAAGTCAATCATTTCCCCTTCAATTGGATGCAATTCTTCGTCGCCTTGCCTTTCATAGTCCGAAGGCTTCAGCAGAAATGTTTCAGTCGTTTGGATATCGATCGGATAATCTACATCCACAAGGGTTCTTGAACATGGCAGCACAATTGTACCGTCAATACTCAAATGGAACGTCACTTTTTCGGAACTGATGTCCGCCCTTCCCTTTATATGGATTGGACTTGCATCTCGAATCTGCGGATCCATCTTCTGTAATTGTTCAGCCATATGAACATTTTCGTCAATATGAAGACCCTTGTCTCTGAATTTTTGCAATTGAATCGTTGACCATTTCATAAGGAATCACCTCTAGGCAACAAAGGTTATTATAGCTTTTACTACTACCTTTTGTCAATATTTTTTCTTTACAGTTTAGGATAGCAAATGAATTCGTGATTGTAAAAGAATTTCGTCTATATTTCAGCACCATTTTTCATTTCTAGCAACACCACAAAACTTAGGATAAACTGATACAAGAATTGCATCAACAATCAAATTGCTATAACGCTAGTATTTCATTTACACTTATCATACATACATTATCCAAAATGCTTAGAGAAATCATCCTCTCGGAAAGGCTTGTTGCTATTCATCAGAGGCTGGACAAGTTTTTTTCCGGAAGGATGCCCGCTAGAATCAACTGCCTTATTATTGATTCCCTTTCAAAAAACTCGTAATAGAAAATCCAAGGAAAAAAGGAGAGTTGTTCAGTGAAAAGTATGGGGGTAATTGTTGAATACAATCCATTTCATAATGGGCATCTGCATCATTTAGAGATATCCAAAATGAAGACAAATGCAGATGCAGCAATTGCTGTGATGAGCGGAAACTTCCTGCAAAGGGGAGAGCCTGCGCTTGTATCAAAGTGGTCGAGAGCCAAGATGGCTTTAAGATCTGGGGTTGATATTGTCATAGAGCTTCCCTATGCATTTGCAACTCAAAAAGCCGAAACCTTTGCTTTCGGTTCAATCTGCCTTTTAGACGCCATGCATTGTCAATCATACTGTTTTGGAAGTGAATCCGGCGATATCGGTGCCTTTACCCATACAATCGAAAAGCTGGAAAGATCGGAAGACCGAATGAATAGTCTAATTAAAGAAAATATAAAGGAAGGCATGAGCTATCCCTCATCTGTATCAAAGGCAATCGCTTCTCTTGGATTGACCGGCGAAGGCCACGTTGACCTGACCACCCCCAATAACATCCTGGGATATCACTATATGAAAGCAGCTCGGGAGATTGGCACAGCGATGAAGGCATTTACCATTCAAAGAAAAAATGCAGACTATCACGATGAGGATTTTTCTTCCGCTACCATAGCAAGTGCCACCAGCATCCGGAAAGCCCTATTTTCTGAGGGCTTTCAACAGGATGTGATCAGACAATATGTTCCAGAATCGACTATAGAGGAACTGATTTCCTACCACAAAGAATTCACTATCTTTCACCAATGGGAAAGATATTGGCCACTTCTCCAGTATCGATTGATATCTGCATCCCTCGATGAACTGGCCAATATATACGAAATCGAAGAAGGAATTGAACACCGATTGAAGGAAGCAGCACAACTAGCATCCTCCTTTCAAGAGTTCATGACCAAGGTGAAGACGAAGAGATATACCTGGACCAGGATTCAACGGATGGTGCTTCATGTCCTTACGAATACGACAAAGGAACAAATGATTTCCCATTGTCACAAGCCTTCCTATATCCGACTTCTGGGGATGAATGAAAAAGGCAGGAAATATCTTGGCATGGTAAAAAAAGAGCTTTCTCTGCCAATGATTTCAAAACTGTCTTCTGCAAAACAAGAAGATATACATCTAGATATAAGAGCATCAAATGTGTACGCTCAAGGACTGCCGGAGCCATATAAAGCGAAATTGATGAAAATGGAGTACTCACAGCCTCCCATTCAACTCTAATCACTCAAAAAAAAGGTTGGGGCATAAATAACTAAATCATTTTAATCAGGCGAACAAT contains:
- the bshC gene encoding bacillithiol biosynthesis cysteine-adding enzyme BshC, which codes for MELENVSIPAANRFASQYLQQEEPVVDYFHYKLNKNVYNERLQDLLQREFRRNELSNCIGSYMKKFPGSPQINESLEKLRQPDSSVVIGGQQAGILTGPLYTIHKAISIIKLAKQQEAELGTPVVPVFWIAGEDHDFPEVNHVFVEKEKSLKKMSITSDQLEKTMVTNIEVEKEKLEQWVRKVFEAFGETKYTKDILGLIDGAINKSKTFVEFFSYIIVELFKSYGLLLIDSADPQLRRMEVDHNLRVLHQSSEITNQVIAQQKMMEEMDFPKTLEIGEYAVNLFYCDDNNERILLEFNPEKEFYSGKNSEVTFTKSELQDLIQKNPERISNNVVTRPLIQEFLFPTLAFIAGPGEIAYWAELKKVFEHVNTKMPPIVPRLNITLLDRAIESEINELHLDLQRVLKAGTIKDKELFWDGVKDARMEELMQEAENWLTNQYEMIEKRASQLDATLEALTKKNLSFHLQQISFLKRKTDQTIQSKNDVMLDKYDRIERALRPNGAPQERIWNVFYYINKYGATLIDRLLELDYQFDGLHKVVKL
- a CDS encoding DUF3397 domain-containing protein, whose translation is MGTFLSDVAAAFVTIPFLGYLIVFIVVKQITKNHKQAVRSAIDMTTLLLFISVHFMISAIWEHSYLWLLIIFALSLGVVFVFIYWKMKGEVVISKVLRGYWRLNFIVFFLAYVLLLIYGITFRVVEAVSLQS
- a CDS encoding 2-dehydropantoate 2-reductase encodes the protein MKIGVIGGGSIGLLFSHYLSAKHSLTLLARRKDQAFQINEKGITLIHDGTSTTICNISATVMSDALSSQDIIIIAVKQYNLSTLLPILNSIPPEIPLIFLQNGLAHIEQIDRLNQKTIIVGTVEHGCQKITDATVKHNGFGKTLLAPYRGDIEHIRWLISDFKDTFPFLIHGDWKEVLFRKLIINAVINPLTSILKVENGGLIENPYYLHLMMSILEELLPLVPMLNEEKMKADILKICENTKENRSSMLKDIDAGRKTEIDAILGYAIELGKKRQHSMPICNVMYAMVKGKEADQGES
- a CDS encoding acyl-CoA carboxylase subunit beta codes for the protein MTVSKTLEQSLKEKRDQIAAGGHPKYHEKLKEQNKMFVRDRLQLLFDNGQYQEDGIFANYKAGDLPADGVVTATGKVNGQTVCVMANDSTVKAGSWGARTVEKIIRIQETAEKLKVPMLYLVDSAGARITDQLEMFPNRRGAGRIFYNQVKMSGMVPQICLLFGPSAAGGAYIPAFCDIVIMVDKNASMYLGSPRMAEKVIGEKVTLEEMGGARMHCSVSGCGDVLAQNEEEAIHRARTYLSYFPQNFSGKPKVCESIAPKAGKPLEEIIPENQNAPFNMYDAIDSLIDEGSFFEIKKLFAAEIITGLARIDGKAVGIIANQPKVKGGVLFVDSADKAAKFIALCDAFHIPLLFLADVPGFMIGTKVERAGIIRHGAKLIAAMSSATVPKISVIVRKAYGAGLYAMAGPAFEPDCCIALPTAQIAVMGPEAAVNAVYSNKIQAIEDPKEKIAYVQEKHKEYKEHIDIYKLGSELIVDEITAANDLRETLIARFELYETKELHFNTRKHPVYPV
- a CDS encoding acetyl-CoA carboxylase biotin carboxyl carrier protein subunit produces the protein MKEITASMAGTVLNVLANSGDEVSEGQAVIMLESMKMEIPVEAESAGKISEVKVNIGDFVNEGDVLITFE
- a CDS encoding acetyl-CoA carboxylase biotin carboxylase subunit, with the translated sequence MRKILIANRGEIASRIIKTCRQMGIKTAAVYSDADASMPFVKQADESFRIGEAPVNKSYLNMDAIVEIAKKVKADAIHPGYGLLSENAMFAKKIIDNNLQFIGPNPEVIEKMGDKITSRMVMKEAGVPVVPGTSGVKEIDEAKISAKDIGYPVMLKASGGGGGIGMVRCDDEQALIQHFSSTKNRAKAYFGSEEVFLEKCIENGRHIEVQIFGDLHGNTVHLFERNCSVQRRNQKVIEEARSPQLSAQTRERMYKAALDAANAVGYVNAGTVEFIVDENENFYFLEMNTRLQVEHPITEAITGLDLVKWQILIAGGEKLPLMQEEIVANGHALEFRVYAEDPKTFYPSPGKITTLKWGEDHLVRIDAGYEEGTQVTPFYDPMIAKCIVSGENRNECIERAIEFFKETRLEGIKNNIPLFNDILRHPDFQTGDYNTNFISQLLSIKK
- a CDS encoding N-acetyltransferase, which produces MAVKVERLNVNYKTLEEFKKFKEYGIQELSMLEDLQANIIENDSVSPFYGIYFGDKLVARMSLYQRDSRYDLYFNPPQNYLELWKLEILPNYQLKGYGKALVDFAKGFGLPIKTNSRIKSQGFWEKQGFQAVTYDVERDLGENPLVWYPEGVSEQKPSE
- a CDS encoding RsfA family transcriptional regulator, which gives rise to MTSTRQDAWSQDEDLLLAEVILKHIREGSTQLHAFEEVGKRLSRTPAACGFRWNSYVRKQYRSGIELAKKYRKESKRKKSSTTESPSPQSAKDIVIQEKTELNLKDFFTYVEQLEADREDVHKFKQENDELICEISNLKAQLNELDLNYKSQLEKYHELEEDYRSLLGIMEKARKMMVLEESEKQKSVKFKMDKNGNLQRVNK
- a CDS encoding enoyl-CoA hydratase/isomerase family protein, whose translation is MSSYEIDIKHGGIVQFMITRRAKRNAINYEVMEGLSMAMDTVLKDDAGKALVITGEGEQAFCSGGDLAEFQHLKSEQEAYGMLSKMGAILFRLTTLQKPTIAMLNGTAIGGGCELAAACDFRIAKKGIKAGFVQGNLGITTGWGGASILFEKILPSDALKILTEARTYPAESLKRIGFIQEVAEKLDLEVLLDFITDKQPDVLSAYKQALVSKWHSSDLKGRMNEEIKRCAKLWASEEHHKAVDRFLNK
- the rpmF gene encoding 50S ribosomal protein L32 → MAVPFRRTSKTAKRQRRTHFKLQVPGMVECPNCGEMKLAHRVCKECGTYKGKEVVSK
- a CDS encoding YceD family protein, with protein sequence MKWSTIQLQKFRDKGLHIDENVHMAEQLQKMDPQIRDASPIHIKGRADISSEKVTFHLSIDGTIVLPCSRTLVDVDYPIDIQTTETFLLKPSDYERQGDEELHPIEGEMIDLNPIIQEIILLEVPMQVFSEEARDDQNLPSGNDWEVLTEEQAFQEEVEDEKKVDPRLAGLSDFFKENKDS
- a CDS encoding nucleotidyltransferase, whose protein sequence is MGVIVEYNPFHNGHLHHLEISKMKTNADAAIAVMSGNFLQRGEPALVSKWSRAKMALRSGVDIVIELPYAFATQKAETFAFGSICLLDAMHCQSYCFGSESGDIGAFTHTIEKLERSEDRMNSLIKENIKEGMSYPSSVSKAIASLGLTGEGHVDLTTPNNILGYHYMKAAREIGTAMKAFTIQRKNADYHDEDFSSATIASATSIRKALFSEGFQQDVIRQYVPESTIEELISYHKEFTIFHQWERYWPLLQYRLISASLDELANIYEIEEGIEHRLKEAAQLASSFQEFMTKVKTKRYTWTRIQRMVLHVLTNTTKEQMISHCHKPSYIRLLGMNEKGRKYLGMVKKELSLPMISKLSSAKQEDIHLDIRASNVYAQGLPEPYKAKLMKMEYSQPPIQL